TCTTTCTCCGAGTGCCGAAATAGAACGATCTAATCTGGATTCCAGCCTCAGACTCTCGGTTTTTAACTCCGACTTTACATTCATCAGATCGGATCGTATTTCAGTGCGCACCGTTAAAAGATCCGCCTTTCTTTCCTTTTCGGATTCTTCCAACTGGGAGAAAAGCTGTTTCCATACAAGATGCAAAATACCAAAGAGAGATCCAAAACCAAAGAGCATCGTCAAAAACAACGTGATAAAACTATAATCCATCATTCCTGAATGCTACTTCAAAATGGGCTAAAATCAAGTTATTTTTTCAAAAGCACATTGAAATATTAGAATATAACACTTTCCGCATACAGCGAGAATTCGACTTTCAGTAAGTTTGTTGAACCAAATGATTCTACGCTTTTTTGCGAAAGAGGGATTTAAAAAATACGACTGTAAAAAACTGAAACATTCTAAATAGACGAAAGAGTCTCCAAGGTTTACTGATAATTCTCCAAACCCAGATCAATCCTCGAAGTTTGAAAAAATTCGGAGCTTTTCTTACTTTTCCGGAAAGAATGTCTAACGAGCCGCTCACTCCGATGATCACGGAATGACCAAAAAAGGCGGTATTATTTTCGATCCAGATTTCTTGTTCCGGAAAATCCATTGCAAGAAAGATAATATTCGGACTGGTCTTACGAATCGATTCTTTGACCATCAATTCTCTTTGCGGATTCATATAACCCGCGTGACGTCCTACGATTCTGACTCCTGGAAAGTGACGGGAAAGTGTAAAGTAGACTTTTTCGATTACGTCTTCCTTTCCACCGAGCATAAAGATCGAATAATTTCTGAGTTCACAAAGACGAACCAAGTCCATCATCAAAGCGATCGGAGAAATTCTTTCCTTGAGATTTTTTCCGAGCCTCGTCGCGGCCCACTGAAGACCGGCGCCTTCTGCAAGAATCAACGTTGCCTTCTCCGTAATTCGGTGAAGCTTTTTACCCTTTCGAACCGACATCACTTTGATCGGATCCAAGAAGAGAACGTGATGAAACCTTTCTTTTTCTTCCAATAAACGATATATCTTCGCGACGGCTTCGTCTTGCGAAACATTGTCGAATGGAACCCCGAGAATATCCGTTTTTCCTAATGTTTCCGTTTGAATGACTTGGTAATCGAGAAGGTAATCCCGATCGTCTTTCGCAGAGAGATGTATGATTTCGCCAGGCTTTTTCATCCTAAAGGCATCCTATACGACATAAGTTCAGAGTCAATTGAAAGTTACCGCTTTCTGGCTCGGATTTTTTCGGCGGCGGCTCGGAATTCTTCTTCTAAACAAACCATGGAAATACTGGAAAGGAGAAACGAACCCTGTTCTAATATCTGATCCAAATTCGAAACTTGGATTCCACCGATCAAAGTTACCGGCGTCGTAGCGGATCCGGAAAGATTCGCCAAAACATCGGTTCCGATCGCGGACTTCGCGTCGTACTTGTTTTCGGTGGAGAAGATCGGGCCTAAACCGGTATAATTCCAAAGGGAAGAATCCAGGGAATTCACCTCTTCCACTGTATGAGACGAGGTTCCTAAAAATAATTTCGATTCTCGAAGTGAGATTTTTTCTTCGTCTTTGAGAGCTTCGTAATCTTCCTTTCCTAGGTGAGCTCCAAAACAATTCAGCCGGATCGCTTCCTTCCAATCATCGTTTAGTATCCAAGGGATCGACGGGTATTTGTCTAACAACGTTTTTACGAGGGAATTCAACTCTTCCGAACGAACATTTTTCGCGCGGATCTGGATCCAAGGCACCAAGTCCCGATATTCCATCCAAAGCTTCGGGACCTCAAAAAAATTGAGATTCTTCTTTTTACAAAAATCCAGATCGAGGATCGGATACAAGCCCGGATGATTCCAGACGTTAGGATCAACCACCACCGACAAACCTAAGAATTTCGAGCTGGTCTTCTTCGAATAGTTCAGTTTGCTCCCAAAACTCTCTCTTGAGTATGTTTCCGTTTCTCTGAATCGCCACCATTTCCGGTTTGATTTTGAGGTGTTCTAAGAGGGCTGGAATCTGGGACGATTTCAATTCGGAAAGGGGAAGTTTTTTTCCGTTCACTTGCATAGGGATGACAAAAAAAGTTTGTGTTGGAATCCGTACCTGTCCAATCTTTTTTGATTTACGAAGAATTCCTTCGTAGGGAATCTAACCTTATGAGGAAACTGTCTTCAATCATTCTTATTTCCCTTTTGTTCTTCCTTGTTCTGAGTGGATGTCATTCGAGACACGACGAGACCACTGATAAGGCCGTTTTCAACTATATCCTTGCTTGTGGTCCGGGCGGATCGATCGATTCTTGCAACGCGGTCTGTGCAGAACGTTGGGGCGCGACCGCTACCAGTGCAAACTTGCAAAACCTCAATACTTGCACAAGCGCTTGCTCCACAAACTGCAATATCGTGAGTTTGTATCTGCAATACAGCGCCCTCAACAAGTAAAGTATCGAAACATCGAGGCCGCAAAAATTCCAGCGGTCTCGATCCTCAAAATCGAATCTCCCGCTTTGACTCCCAAAACTCCTTTCTCTTTGAGTAGAAGGATTTCCTTTTCTCGAAATCCGCCTTCCGGTCCTATGATCCAAATCGAATTCTGAAACGATTCCGCTTTCAGTTCGGCTTCTCCCCTCGGATCTAAAAAAAAGTAAGAATGTTCTTTTCCTTCCTGCGCTTTTAAGAATTCCTTCAGGGAAACGGGAGCGAAAACTTCCGGAAGAAACATCTGTTTGGATTGAGCCGCCGCTTCTTCTGTGATCTTTTGCGCCCTTTCCAGATTAAAATCCTTTCGATCGGATTGTTCGAAGTTTAAAAAGTAAAAATGACTCAGACCGAGTTCAGTTCCTTTCTGTAAAAGCCATTCCAAACGATTCCCTTTGGGAATCGCGGTTGCAATTCCGGAAATACTTTTTCTTTTCGGATGGCTTTTGGATTCTTTCAATAAACCTTGATCGGAATTTTCTCCAACTTCGTAAATCCACTCCGATCCGTTCCCATTCAGGACGCGAAGGATTTTTTTTTCGGTGTAAATACGAAGAGCTTTGAGATGGGAAATTTCCTCTCGATTCAATACGAATTCTTTTTCGGAATTCCAGTCTCTTCGAAATAGAATCGTTTCTTCCAAAACGAGTTCCTATCGATTTAGATTGGCGAGATCAAACAAGGAAGGATCCGGTTTTACTTCCTTATCAATTTCAGTATATTCTAATACACTGATGGATCCTGTATTCAGGTCCAACATCTCCAGGCGATTGGCGAGTTCTTCCTTTCCGAGCTTTTGGTTCTGCTTTACCTTTATAGGCCCGTATTTGATGTTCATCGTCTTAAAAAGAACTCCGTCCTTGTCGTGAAAATCAAGACGTGTGGGTTTCAAAGAATCCAAATCCAACAAAAGAATGAGTTTGGAATAGAAGTAAGGAATGATCGGCTTGAGAGAGACTCTTTTAAAGGAATGATCGGAAGTTTTTAAGTCGCTCTGCACGATCGGATTGTAGTTGGCCTGATAGGAAACTCCGGAAAGGTCCATAAAACTAAAACCGGTAGAAAGGTGTTGTTCGTATTTTTCCTCGTCCACTTTTCGAAAAATCTTTTTGGATAGAACGTTGAACGCGTAGATTTGTTCGCCTTCATCCTTGATCAGGATTTTGTATTCGAGTCCTCTACCCCTACTTTCAAAAAGATAAAGAGTGTCTTCGTCTTTTCGAAAGATGCTTACATCCCAGCTCCAGGTTTCTCCGGATCTTCGAATGAGAATTAGATTTCCTTTGATCAATCCTTGATTCGACTTCGCAAGAGCCTGGTCGAGCCTAGCGACCAATTCCTGCGCGACTCTCGGACCGGCGGATCCTTGCGGGTTTGTTTCCTGGCGGGGAATAGTGAACGCCAACAAACAAACGAACAACGCAAGAATCCGAATCAAACTTACTCCGCCCTCATCGTCGGCGCGCTGAAAGAATAGAGTCCGTGAACGGAGCCCTGCGCCTGCGCGGATTCGGAACGCCTTTCGAAACGGATCGCCCCACTTCGAAGCGCCTTGTGTATTTCAGGAATGGATTTATATCCCATATCTTGAAAGGAAAGCCTGAGTCCTTGCGACAAATACGGAATGAAGTTGAGAATCGAGCCACGATCCACAACCGAACCGCTCACACCCTGAGCTACTTTCACTTTTTGACCTTCGTTAAAATAACGTTTGTCCCCACCGGCTTTCATCGCCTCGATCGAAGCCATTCCTCTGTATTTCTTGAGACGGATTCCATTCTCATAAAAATACTCACCCGGCGCTTCGGTCGTTCCCGCAAACATAAATCCCATCATACAAGTAGACGCACCGATCGCAAGCGAGTTCGCAATATCTCCGATATTCGAGATTCCACCGTCCGCTATGACAGGAACGTCATATTTTGCGGCATGTTTGGCGGTTTGAAAAACTGCGGTTGCTTGTGCTCGTCCGACCGCCATCGTATCTTGAGTGATACAAATGGATCCAGGCCCCATACCGATGCGAAGCCCGTCTGCGCCCGCTTGGATGAGATTCTCGGCCTGTCCGCGAGTCACTACGTTCCCTGCGATCACATCCAGATTCTTAAATTCTTTTTTGATGAACTGAATCATTTCGATTTGATAGTTCGAATTTCCTTGTGCGGAATCGATGATGATCACGTCGACTCCGGCTTCGTAAAGTGCGGCGACTCTTTCTCTGGATTCCATCAAGGTTGATACGGCGGCACCACAACGGAGTCTTTTACTTTCATCCTTTGAGGCATCCGGAAATTCTTTATTCTTCTTTAAGTCGGATCGACTTACAAGTGACACTAACTTTCCATTGGAATCCACAATCGGAAGTTTTCCGATTTTCGATTTCTTGATGATATCATTCGCTTCTTGTAAAGTGATTCCCGCTTTCCCGGTGATTACGTTTGTAGTCATCACTTTATCAAGTGTGATGTCTCTGTTCTTTTCAAAATCGATATCTCTGTTCGTTACGATCCCTACGAGCTTCGTATTTCTAGTTCCGTCTTCTGTGACTGGAATTCCAGTGAAGCCTTTGTGCTCTTTGATCCAATCTAAATCCTTGATTACGTTCTTTGGTCCGAGGATTACAGGGTCGGTGATGAATCCGTTTTCAAAACGTTTCACTTTCTCTACAAGCGCTACCTGCTCTTCGACCGTGTTGTTGTAATGAATGATTCCGATCCCGCCCATCAACGCTTGTGCGATGGCCATCTGGGATTCCGTTACGGTATCCATTGGCGAACTGATAAAAGGTCTTTTTAGTTTTATATTTCGAGTCAGTCTGGTTTCAAGCTCAACTTCGGAGGGATGGAAGTCGATAAATCCAGGGAGGACGAGAAAATCTCTGTAGGTTAGACCGATCTGAAGACTAAAGAGTTCATCTCCGGATAGTCCGTCTAAATATTCGGAGTCGCGGTAAGTTTGGTTTGACATTCTTATTCCTTACCTAGTACATAAAAGGTAAACAGAGAACTGAGATCAAGAGAATTTCCCCTCCTTTGCTTTGAAAAACTATGGAAACAATTCAGAGAAAAAAAAGAGATAAAGAAACGGTCGTCGACCCAGCTAAAAAGTTTCACATTATTTCGAAATTTCTCGTAAAAACCGACATCGTCGCGCAGTCCCCCGGCATCGTAAAACAGATCGTAAAAATTTTACAAGTTTCCAAAGACGCGACAAAAATTCTCATTCAAACCCAAACGCCCAACGCGTTTCCTTTGAACAGTCACGTCATCTTGACAAAACTTCTCGCTAAGTATGTGGAATTGGATTGTGAAGTCCTGGACGAAAAACC
This is a stretch of genomic DNA from Leptospira stimsonii. It encodes these proteins:
- a CDS encoding 16S rRNA (uracil(1498)-N(3))-methyltransferase; this translates as MEETILFRRDWNSEKEFVLNREEISHLKALRIYTEKKILRVLNGNGSEWIYEVGENSDQGLLKESKSHPKRKSISGIATAIPKGNRLEWLLQKGTELGLSHFYFLNFEQSDRKDFNLERAQKITEEAAAQSKQMFLPEVFAPVSLKEFLKAQEGKEHSYFFLDPRGEAELKAESFQNSIWIIGPEGGFREKEILLLKEKGVLGVKAGDSILRIETAGIFAASMFRYFTC
- a CDS encoding outer membrane lipoprotein-sorting protein yields the protein MIRILALFVCLLAFTIPRQETNPQGSAGPRVAQELVARLDQALAKSNQGLIKGNLILIRRSGETWSWDVSIFRKDEDTLYLFESRGRGLEYKILIKDEGEQIYAFNVLSKKIFRKVDEEKYEQHLSTGFSFMDLSGVSYQANYNPIVQSDLKTSDHSFKRVSLKPIIPYFYSKLILLLDLDSLKPTRLDFHDKDGVLFKTMNIKYGPIKVKQNQKLGKEELANRLEMLDLNTGSISVLEYTEIDKEVKPDPSLFDLANLNR
- the guaB gene encoding IMP dehydrogenase, translated to MSNQTYRDSEYLDGLSGDELFSLQIGLTYRDFLVLPGFIDFHPSEVELETRLTRNIKLKRPFISSPMDTVTESQMAIAQALMGGIGIIHYNNTVEEQVALVEKVKRFENGFITDPVILGPKNVIKDLDWIKEHKGFTGIPVTEDGTRNTKLVGIVTNRDIDFEKNRDITLDKVMTTNVITGKAGITLQEANDIIKKSKIGKLPIVDSNGKLVSLVSRSDLKKNKEFPDASKDESKRLRCGAAVSTLMESRERVAALYEAGVDVIIIDSAQGNSNYQIEMIQFIKKEFKNLDVIAGNVVTRGQAENLIQAGADGLRIGMGPGSICITQDTMAVGRAQATAVFQTAKHAAKYDVPVIADGGISNIGDIANSLAIGASTCMMGFMFAGTTEAPGEYFYENGIRLKKYRGMASIEAMKAGGDKRYFNEGQKVKVAQGVSGSVVDRGSILNFIPYLSQGLRLSFQDMGYKSIPEIHKALRSGAIRFERRSESAQAQGSVHGLYSFSAPTMRAE
- a CDS encoding thiamine phosphate synthase, with protein sequence MVVDPNVWNHPGLYPILDLDFCKKKNLNFFEVPKLWMEYRDLVPWIQIRAKNVRSEELNSLVKTLLDKYPSIPWILNDDWKEAIRLNCFGAHLGKEDYEALKDEEKISLRESKLFLGTSSHTVEEVNSLDSSLWNYTGLGPIFSTENKYDAKSAIGTDVLANLSGSATTPVTLIGGIQVSNLDQILEQGSFLLSSISMVCLEEEFRAAAEKIRARKR
- the thiS gene encoding sulfur carrier protein ThiS, producing the protein MQVNGKKLPLSELKSSQIPALLEHLKIKPEMVAIQRNGNILKREFWEQTELFEEDQLEILRFVGGG
- a CDS encoding WecB/TagA/CpsF family glycosyltransferase; translated protein: MKKPGEIIHLSAKDDRDYLLDYQVIQTETLGKTDILGVPFDNVSQDEAVAKIYRLLEEKERFHHVLFLDPIKVMSVRKGKKLHRITEKATLILAEGAGLQWAATRLGKNLKERISPIALMMDLVRLCELRNYSIFMLGGKEDVIEKVYFTLSRHFPGVRIVGRHAGYMNPQRELMVKESIRKTSPNIIFLAMDFPEQEIWIENNTAFFGHSVIIGVSGSLDILSGKVRKAPNFFKLRGLIWVWRIISKPWRLFRLFRMFQFFTVVFFKSLFRKKA